One Pseudomonas abieticivorans genomic region harbors:
- a CDS encoding DUF1302 domain-containing protein: MITRIKFADFSPRILAVVVGFGVSVEAQAVNFNIGEIEGQFDSSLSVGASWSTQSPSERLIGSANGGHGFTQTNDDGHLNFKKGETFSKIFKGIHDLELKYNDFGVFTRAKYWYDFELQDESREFKDISNDGRKEAAKSSGFELLDAFAYYNYQIAEKPGSVRVGKQVVSWGESTFIGNSINAINPIDVSAFRRPGAEIKEGLIPVNMLYVNQGLTDKLSVEGFYQLEWDQTVLDNCGTFFSTTDVAADGCRNNYNILDANTVNALRQPGTLAALNSLGVAVSPEGLVVPRGSDKDARDSGQWGMAFHWLGDDTEYGAYAMNYHSRTPIVSVQNANAAAITTALRTPALAQPILLGRGSYFLEYPEDIRLYGLSFSTTLPEGTAWSGEISYRPNMPLQTNTSDLTGRLATTVAGAAATGGAAAALAQANVVSSGYIRKEVTQAQTTFTHFFDQVMGAERLTLVGEVGVTRVGGISNKIGQRMGRDAVFGLPESAAADDEYGSGGFYTSTSWGYRARAIWDYANAFAGINLKPNLAWSQDVNGTGPVFNEGVKAASIGIDADYQNTYTASLNYTNFFGGDYNVTTDRDFVALSFGVNF; encoded by the coding sequence ATGATAACAAGAATAAAGTTCGCCGATTTCTCTCCGAGGATTCTGGCGGTAGTGGTTGGATTTGGGGTTAGCGTCGAAGCACAGGCAGTCAACTTCAACATTGGCGAGATCGAGGGGCAGTTTGACTCCTCGCTGTCGGTGGGTGCCAGTTGGAGTACCCAGAGCCCGTCAGAGCGCTTGATCGGTTCGGCCAACGGTGGGCACGGGTTTACCCAGACCAACGACGACGGCCACCTGAACTTCAAGAAGGGCGAAACCTTCTCGAAGATCTTCAAGGGCATTCACGACCTGGAATTGAAGTACAACGACTTTGGCGTGTTCACCCGCGCCAAGTACTGGTACGACTTCGAACTGCAAGATGAAAGCCGCGAGTTCAAGGACATCAGCAACGACGGTCGCAAAGAGGCTGCCAAGTCCTCGGGCTTCGAACTGCTCGATGCCTTCGCCTACTACAACTACCAAATCGCCGAGAAGCCAGGCAGCGTGCGGGTCGGTAAACAGGTGGTGAGCTGGGGTGAAAGTACCTTCATCGGCAACAGCATCAACGCCATCAACCCGATCGACGTGTCGGCGTTCCGCCGCCCAGGTGCAGAGATCAAGGAAGGCCTGATCCCAGTCAACATGCTGTACGTGAACCAGGGCCTGACCGACAAACTCTCGGTCGAAGGTTTCTACCAGTTGGAATGGGACCAGACCGTCCTGGACAACTGCGGCACCTTCTTCTCGACCACCGACGTGGCCGCCGATGGTTGCCGCAACAACTACAACATCCTGGATGCCAACACCGTCAATGCGTTGCGCCAGCCGGGTACCCTGGCGGCACTCAACAGCCTGGGCGTGGCCGTCAGCCCCGAAGGCCTGGTGGTACCGCGCGGTTCCGACAAGGATGCCCGCGACTCCGGCCAATGGGGCATGGCGTTCCACTGGCTGGGCGATGACACCGAGTACGGTGCCTATGCCATGAACTACCACAGCCGTACGCCGATCGTCAGCGTGCAGAACGCCAACGCGGCAGCCATCACCACCGCGTTGAGAACGCCTGCGCTGGCCCAGCCGATCCTGTTGGGCCGTGGCAGCTACTTCCTCGAATACCCCGAGGACATCCGCCTGTACGGTTTGAGCTTCTCCACTACCTTGCCTGAGGGCACCGCGTGGAGCGGCGAGATCAGCTACCGGCCGAACATGCCGCTGCAAACCAACACCTCGGACCTGACCGGTCGCCTGGCCACCACGGTGGCGGGGGCTGCGGCCACCGGCGGCGCGGCTGCGGCACTGGCCCAGGCCAACGTGGTCAGCTCCGGCTACATCCGCAAGGAAGTGACCCAGGCGCAAACCACCTTCACGCACTTCTTTGACCAAGTGATGGGCGCCGAGCGTCTGACCCTGGTGGGTGAAGTCGGTGTGACCCGGGTGGGCGGCATCTCCAACAAGATCGGCCAGCGCATGGGCCGCGACGCGGTGTTCGGCCTGCCGGAATCGGCGGCTGCCGATGACGAATACGGCTCGGGTGGTTTCTACACCTCCACGTCCTGGGGCTACCGCGCCCGTGCTATCTGGGATTACGCCAACGCCTTCGCCGGCATCAACCTCAAGCCCAACCTTGCCTGGTCCCAGGACGTCAACGGTACCGGCCCCGTGTTCAACGAAGGGGTGAAGGCAGCCAGCATCGGCATCGATGCGGACTACCAGAACACCTACACCGCGAGCCTTAACTACACCAACTTCTTTGGCGGGGACTACAACGTCACCACCGATCGCGACTTCGTGGCCTTGAGCTTTGGCGTGAACTTCTAA
- a CDS encoding DUF1329 domain-containing protein: protein MTRKNLMQCGALVLSLLAANVMAAVSADQVAKLGTSLTPLGGEKAGNADGSIPAWDGGLKTNAAPIDSNGFMGDPYASDKPLFTITAKNLDQYKAKLSEGQIALFKRYPDTYSMPVYVTRRSASVPDDVAAAAKVSAAKTTLTADGNGLQNFDDSHVYAFPEPQTGLEVIWNHITRYRGGNAIRLYTQAVPQTNGSFDAIKLEDDVGFPYKMSNYDPKESGNVLLFFKQEVTAPARLAGTVLLVHESLNQTAHPRDAWIYNAGQRRVRKAPQVAFDGPGTASDGMRTSDNFDMFNGSPEMYDWKLIGKKELYIPYNNFRIAMPSVKYKDIIRAGHINNDLARYELHRVWVVEASLKGDKRNIYAKRRFYVDEDTWTIAMSDLYDGRGQLWRVGQALLVPYYHRQAPSYAFEALYDLIAGRYIVTGMSNEENKFIQFDQKFSNADFTPSALRAKGIR, encoded by the coding sequence ATGACTCGTAAGAATCTGATGCAATGTGGCGCCCTGGTCTTGAGCCTGTTGGCAGCCAACGTAATGGCGGCGGTCAGCGCCGATCAAGTGGCCAAGCTGGGCACCTCGCTCACCCCGCTGGGTGGCGAAAAAGCCGGCAACGCCGATGGCAGCATCCCGGCCTGGGACGGTGGCTTGAAGACCAACGCCGCACCGATCGACAGCAACGGCTTCATGGGCGACCCCTATGCCAGTGACAAGCCGCTGTTCACCATCACCGCCAAAAACCTCGACCAGTACAAGGCCAAGCTGTCCGAAGGCCAGATCGCTCTGTTCAAACGCTACCCCGACACCTACAGCATGCCGGTGTACGTGACCCGTCGCAGCGCCTCGGTGCCCGATGACGTCGCTGCAGCCGCCAAGGTCAGTGCCGCCAAGACCACGCTGACGGCCGATGGCAACGGCCTGCAAAACTTCGATGACAGCCATGTCTATGCCTTCCCCGAGCCGCAAACTGGCCTTGAGGTAATCTGGAACCACATCACCCGCTACCGTGGCGGCAACGCCATCCGCCTGTACACCCAGGCCGTACCGCAAACCAACGGCAGTTTCGACGCCATCAAGCTTGAGGATGATGTCGGCTTCCCCTACAAGATGAGCAACTACGACCCTAAGGAGAGCGGCAACGTGTTGCTGTTCTTCAAGCAGGAAGTGACGGCGCCGGCGCGGCTGGCCGGTACCGTGCTGCTGGTGCATGAGTCGTTGAACCAGACTGCGCACCCGCGCGATGCATGGATCTACAACGCCGGCCAACGCCGGGTGCGCAAGGCCCCGCAAGTGGCCTTCGACGGCCCGGGTACTGCGTCCGACGGCATGCGCACCTCCGACAACTTCGACATGTTCAACGGCTCGCCAGAGATGTATGACTGGAAGCTGATCGGCAAGAAGGAGCTGTACATCCCGTACAACAACTTCCGCATCGCGATGCCGTCGGTCAAGTACAAGGACATCATCCGCGCCGGCCATATCAACAACGACCTGGCTCGCTATGAACTGCACCGTGTGTGGGTGGTGGAAGCGTCGCTCAAGGGCGATAAGCGCAACATCTACGCCAAGCGCCGGTTCTACGTCGATGAAGACACCTGGACCATCGCCATGTCGGACCTGTACGACGGTCGTGGCCAACTGTGGCGTGTCGGCCAGGCCCTGTTGGTGCCGTACTACCATCGCCAGGCCCCGTCCTATGCCTTTGAAGCGCTGTACGACCTGATCGCAGGCCGCTACATCGTCACCGGCATGAGCAACGAAGAAAACAAATTCATCCAGTTCGACCAGAAGTTCAGCAATGCCGACTTTACCCCGAGCGCCCTGCGCGCCAAGGGTATCCGCTAA
- a CDS encoding RibD family protein, which yields MKPYIVCHMMSSLDGHALTDGWDRTFKKAAGELYEQLAQTFQFDAWICGRVTMQEIAHDEGYPAGLATSPIPRTHHFAQRDAKQYAIAIDPHGKVGWKTSQALDSHIVEVLTEAVSDDYLAYLQSIGVSYLFAGKTEIDLHQVVEILANELGTKRLIVEGGPHVSGSFVNAGLVDEVSVLVLPLIDGRGEHPASFEVSERAWRQPAHLKLASAEVQEGGAVWLRYRL from the coding sequence ATGAAGCCCTATATCGTCTGCCACATGATGTCCTCCCTGGACGGCCACGCGCTTACCGATGGCTGGGACCGTACCTTCAAGAAAGCCGCTGGCGAACTCTACGAGCAACTGGCGCAGACCTTTCAATTCGATGCCTGGATCTGTGGCCGCGTGACCATGCAGGAAATCGCCCACGACGAAGGCTACCCTGCCGGCCTTGCTACATCGCCGATCCCGCGCACCCACCATTTCGCCCAGCGCGACGCCAAGCAGTACGCCATCGCTATCGACCCCCATGGCAAAGTCGGCTGGAAAACCAGCCAGGCGTTGGATTCGCACATCGTCGAGGTGCTGACTGAGGCGGTGAGTGATGACTACCTGGCTTACCTGCAGTCGATCGGCGTGTCGTACCTGTTTGCCGGCAAGACCGAGATTGACCTGCATCAGGTGGTCGAGATCCTGGCCAACGAACTGGGCACAAAACGCCTGATCGTGGAGGGTGGCCCTCACGTCAGCGGCTCGTTCGTCAATGCAGGGTTGGTGGATGAGGTGAGCGTGCTGGTGCTGCCGTTGATTGACGGGCGTGGCGAGCACCCGGCTTCGTTCGAGGTCAGCGAGAGGGCTTGGCGCCAGCCTGCCCACTTGAAGCTGGCCAGCGCCGAGGTGCAGGAGGGTGGGGCGGTGTGGTTGCGGTATCGTCTGTAA
- a CDS encoding GntP family permease: MLGLPMDTYLLLDALVTIIGLVLLITKFKIHPFVALILASGFLGLTSGMSVVKVMKSFQDGFGGVLGFVGIVLALGTMLGKLMADSGGADQIAQTLIRSFGVKKVHWAMMFSAFLVGIPLFFEIGFVLLVPLVFIVARRSGVSLVKVGIPLLAGLSVVHGLVPPHPGPLLAIGVFGADIGKTIFYGLIVGLPTAVIAGPIFANFISKRIPGNPSKELMDQIAKEAVIENPPSFTVTLITVLLPVFLMLLKTLSDVVLPADHIIRQWMDFIGHPISALLFALLLAFYTFGRARGFDRQHIMKLLDQSLAPTAAIILIVGAGGGFKQMLVDTGVGNVIGQMAVHAQISPIMLAWLVAAVIRIATGSATVATITGAGIVAPVVGMIPGVNRELLVLATGAGSLILSHVNDAGFWLVKQYFNMTVAETFKTWSMMETILSVVAIIFIMGLSYVV, from the coding sequence ATGCTGGGTCTACCCATGGACACCTACCTGCTGCTGGATGCACTGGTCACCATCATCGGCCTCGTGCTGTTGATCACCAAATTCAAGATTCACCCCTTCGTCGCGCTGATTCTGGCTTCGGGCTTCCTGGGCCTGACCTCGGGCATGAGCGTGGTCAAGGTGATGAAATCGTTCCAGGACGGCTTCGGCGGCGTGCTGGGCTTTGTCGGCATCGTGCTCGCCTTGGGCACCATGCTCGGCAAGTTGATGGCCGATTCGGGCGGTGCCGACCAGATCGCGCAAACCCTGATCCGCAGCTTCGGCGTGAAGAAGGTGCACTGGGCCATGATGTTCTCGGCCTTCCTGGTCGGCATCCCGCTGTTCTTCGAAATCGGCTTCGTGCTGCTGGTACCGCTGGTGTTCATCGTGGCCCGGCGCTCCGGCGTGTCGCTGGTCAAGGTGGGTATCCCGCTGCTGGCCGGCCTGTCCGTGGTGCACGGCCTGGTGCCGCCGCATCCGGGCCCGTTGCTGGCCATCGGGGTATTTGGTGCTGACATCGGCAAAACCATTTTCTACGGGCTGATCGTTGGCCTGCCGACTGCCGTGATTGCCGGTCCGATTTTTGCCAACTTCATTTCCAAGCGCATCCCGGGCAACCCGTCCAAGGAGCTGATGGACCAGATCGCCAAGGAAGCGGTGATCGAGAACCCGCCCAGCTTCACCGTGACCCTGATCACCGTGCTGCTGCCGGTGTTCCTGATGTTGCTCAAAACCCTGTCCGACGTGGTGCTGCCCGCCGACCACATAATCCGCCAATGGATGGACTTCATCGGCCACCCGATCAGCGCCCTGCTGTTCGCCTTGCTGCTGGCCTTCTACACCTTCGGCCGCGCCCGTGGCTTTGACCGCCAGCACATCATGAAACTGCTGGACCAGAGCCTGGCACCGACCGCCGCGATCATCCTGATCGTGGGCGCCGGTGGCGGCTTCAAGCAGATGCTGGTGGACACCGGTGTCGGTAACGTGATCGGCCAGATGGCCGTGCACGCGCAGATCTCGCCGATCATGCTGGCGTGGCTGGTAGCGGCGGTGATTCGCATTGCCACCGGTTCCGCCACGGTCGCGACCATCACCGGCGCCGGCATCGTCGCACCGGTCGTCGGCATGATCCCGGGCGTCAACCGCGAACTGCTGGTGCTCGCCACCGGTGCCGGCTCCCTGATCCTGTCCCACGTGAACGACGCCGGTTTCTGGCTGGTCAAGCAGTATTTCAACATGACCGTGGCCGAAACCTTCAAGACCTGGTCGATGATGGAAACCATCCTTTCGGTGGTTGCGATCATCTTCATCATGGGGCTGTCGTACGTGGTTTGA
- a CDS encoding gluconokinase, whose product MKTPLSAIVVMGVAGCGKSSVGAAISERSGGRLIEGDVFHPAANIEKMSAGIPLNDDDRAGWLTRLGEEMSACVASGERAILTCSALKRAYREKLRAAVPGLGFVFLELTPEEAANRVSHRPGHFMPASLIDSQFATLESPRGEPVTLALDATVSITLLAEKVDTWLHDQDAPSLPQTA is encoded by the coding sequence ATGAAAACCCCTCTATCCGCGATTGTGGTGATGGGCGTGGCAGGCTGCGGCAAAAGCAGCGTCGGCGCCGCCATCAGCGAACGTAGCGGTGGCCGCCTGATCGAGGGCGACGTGTTCCACCCTGCCGCCAATATTGAAAAGATGAGCGCGGGTATCCCCCTCAATGACGACGACCGTGCCGGCTGGCTGACCCGCCTGGGCGAGGAAATGAGCGCCTGCGTGGCCTCTGGCGAACGCGCCATCCTGACCTGCTCGGCGCTCAAGCGTGCCTATCGCGAAAAGCTGCGCGCTGCCGTGCCTGGCCTGGGTTTCGTGTTCCTCGAACTGACCCCCGAGGAAGCGGCCAACCGCGTGTCCCACCGCCCCGGCCACTTCATGCCCGCCAGCCTGATCGACAGCCAGTTCGCTACCCTGGAATCGCCTCGCGGTGAACCGGTGACGCTGGCTCTGGACGCCACTGTGTCGATCACGCTGTTGGCTGAAAAAGTCGACACCTGGCTGCACGATCAGGACGCACCGTCGCTGCCGCAGACGGCCTGA
- a CDS encoding LacI family DNA-binding transcriptional regulator, whose translation MNRIGSRTTGKPTLSEVAQLSGVSPITASRALRGVASVAPQLVLRVQEAAQQLGYVANPAARALASAQSQSIVVLIPSLSNHLFIDTLEAIHDVMRPRGLEVLIGNFHYDPAEEENLIRNYLAYQPRGLLLTGFDRSDASRRMLAASGVPCVHMMELNAMPGVACVGFSQQNAGEVAAQHLLDRGRKRLAYVAAQLDPRVMQRAEGFRRAQRAAGVYDVALEVMAPQPSSIGLGGELFSDLMRRHPDVDGIFFCNDDLAQGAMMEALRQGIAIPERVAMVGFNDLPAAAHLVPRLTSIRTPRAAIGRQAAHLLLGLLDGKLEGSQTHDLGFELMVRES comes from the coding sequence ATGAACCGAATCGGCTCCCGTACCACCGGCAAACCCACGCTTTCCGAGGTGGCCCAGCTCTCCGGCGTCTCGCCCATCACCGCCTCGCGAGCACTGCGCGGCGTGGCTTCCGTCGCCCCCCAATTGGTCCTACGGGTGCAGGAAGCCGCCCAGCAGCTGGGTTACGTGGCCAACCCGGCGGCGCGTGCACTGGCCTCGGCGCAAAGCCAATCGATCGTGGTGCTGATCCCGTCGCTGTCCAACCACCTGTTCATCGATACCCTGGAGGCGATTCACGACGTGATGCGCCCGCGCGGCCTGGAAGTGCTGATCGGCAACTTCCACTATGACCCTGCCGAAGAAGAAAACCTGATTCGCAACTACCTGGCCTACCAGCCGCGCGGCCTGCTGTTGACCGGCTTTGATCGCAGCGACGCCTCGCGGCGCATGCTCGCCGCAAGCGGGGTGCCGTGCGTGCACATGATGGAACTCAACGCCATGCCAGGGGTGGCGTGCGTCGGGTTTTCCCAGCAGAACGCCGGTGAAGTGGCCGCCCAGCACCTGCTGGACCGGGGGCGCAAGCGCCTGGCCTACGTGGCGGCGCAACTCGACCCGCGGGTGATGCAGCGCGCCGAGGGCTTTCGCCGCGCCCAGCGTGCCGCCGGTGTGTACGACGTGGCACTGGAGGTGATGGCGCCGCAGCCCTCGTCCATCGGCCTGGGCGGGGAGTTGTTCAGCGACCTGATGCGCCGCCACCCGGATGTCGACGGAATTTTCTTCTGCAATGACGACCTGGCCCAGGGCGCCATGATGGAGGCCCTGCGCCAAGGCATCGCCATCCCCGAGCGGGTCGCTATGGTGGGTTTCAACGATTTGCCCGCCGCGGCGCACCTGGTGCCGCGCCTGACCTCGATCCGTACGCCCCGGGCGGCCATCGGTCGCCAAGCCGCGCACCTGCTGCTCGGCCTGCTCGATGGCAAGTTGGAAGGTTCGCAAACCCATGACTTGGGGTTTGAACTGATGGTGCGCGAAAGCTGA
- a CDS encoding MFS transporter, with the protein MPAHAPTADPARASLISARIDRLPPVASLWRLVALLSIGGFFELYDLFQTAYISPGLIRDGIFATGNQGVFGLSDQAAFAAATFLGLFLGASLLSPIADRFGRRAIFTFALIWYTVATVVMGLQSTALGLILCRFLVGIGLGIELVTIDAYLSELVPKRMRSAAFAFAFFVQFLSVPAVALMSWWLVPQAPFGVAGWRWVVLASAVFALFIWWLRSRLPESPRWLAQHGRFSEAERILDAIEKRCANDHGQPLPAPEVEAVPVEANGRFSDIWQPPYRRRALMLIVFNIFQAIGFFGFGNWLPALLSGQGVSVTHSLGYAFVITLAYPLGPLLFVRIANRFENKWQIVGSALGTMLFGTLFAFQTQAAGLILCGVMITFCNAWLTFSYHAYQSEMFPTHIRARAVGFCYSFSRLSTVFSSLMIGFFLEHFGTPGVLAFIVSSMLIVTLTIGGFGPKTRNLALENIAH; encoded by the coding sequence ATGCCTGCCCACGCTCCCACGGCCGACCCGGCCCGCGCCTCGCTGATCAGCGCCCGCATCGACCGCCTGCCACCGGTCGCCAGCCTGTGGCGGCTGGTGGCGCTGCTGTCCATCGGCGGTTTCTTCGAGCTGTACGACCTGTTCCAGACGGCCTACATCAGCCCCGGCCTGATCCGCGACGGGATCTTCGCGACGGGTAACCAGGGGGTGTTCGGCCTGTCGGACCAGGCAGCGTTCGCTGCAGCGACGTTCCTGGGCCTGTTCTTGGGTGCCAGCCTGCTCAGCCCCATCGCCGATCGCTTCGGCCGCCGGGCGATCTTTACCTTCGCACTCATCTGGTACACCGTGGCCACGGTGGTCATGGGCCTGCAAAGCACCGCGCTGGGCTTGATCCTCTGCCGGTTTCTGGTAGGCATCGGCCTGGGCATCGAGCTTGTGACCATCGACGCCTACCTCTCGGAACTGGTGCCCAAGCGCATGCGCAGCGCAGCGTTCGCCTTTGCCTTTTTCGTGCAGTTCCTCTCGGTGCCAGCGGTGGCGTTGATGTCTTGGTGGCTGGTGCCGCAAGCCCCGTTCGGCGTGGCCGGTTGGCGCTGGGTGGTATTGGCAAGCGCGGTGTTCGCGCTGTTTATCTGGTGGCTGCGCTCGCGCCTGCCCGAGTCGCCGCGTTGGCTGGCCCAGCATGGGCGTTTCAGCGAGGCCGAACGCATTCTGGATGCCATCGAAAAGCGCTGCGCAAACGATCATGGCCAGCCCCTCCCCGCCCCAGAGGTGGAAGCCGTGCCGGTAGAAGCCAACGGCCGCTTCTCGGACATCTGGCAACCGCCCTACCGTCGCCGCGCCCTGATGCTGATCGTGTTCAATATTTTCCAGGCCATCGGCTTCTTCGGCTTTGGCAACTGGCTGCCGGCGCTGCTGTCAGGCCAAGGCGTGAGCGTCACCCACAGCCTGGGCTACGCCTTTGTCATCACCCTGGCCTACCCGTTGGGGCCACTGTTGTTCGTGCGCATTGCCAACCGCTTCGAGAACAAATGGCAGATCGTCGGCTCGGCCCTGGGGACGATGCTGTTTGGCACCCTGTTCGCCTTCCAGACCCAGGCGGCCGGGCTGATCCTTTGCGGGGTCATGATCACCTTCTGCAACGCCTGGCTGACCTTCAGCTACCACGCGTACCAGAGCGAGATGTTCCCCACCCACATCCGCGCCAGGGCGGTGGGCTTTTGCTACTCCTTCAGCCGCCTGTCCACGGTGTTCAGCAGCCTGATGATCGGCTTCTTCCTGGAACACTTCGGCACGCCGGGCGTGCTGGCGTTCATTGTCAGCAGCATGTTGATCGTGACATTGACCATCGGTGGGTTCGGGCCAAAGACGCGCAATCTGGCGTTGGAGAATATTGCGCATTGA
- a CDS encoding MFS transporter — translation MDRYAPHQWLPHEKPSLPGSPSTPLHSTPKRLAFGAVGLLVAITGGLGNALVTANLQFLQGALGATTAEMAWLPAAYVMTNVSMNLLLVKFRQQFGLRAFTEVFLVLYALVTFAHLFVNDLNSAIAVRAAHGMVGAALSSLGLYYMIQAFPAKWRMKALVLGLGASQLALPLARIFSEDLLQIAEWRGLYLFELGLALTALGCVFMLKLPPGDRFKTFEPLDFLTFGVMASGVALLCAVLSLGRIDWWLEAPWIGMALAGSIALILGGLAVEHNRTNPLLMTRWLGSGVAIRMALAVTLIRMVTSEQSTGAVGFLQALNMSAEQMRDLYYVMLLGAVSGLAVSALTISPQHLFMPLVISLAFMATGSFMDCSSSNLTRPQQMYLSQFLLAFGSTFFVGPTMALGTRNVATNPRNLVSFSVLFGICNNLGGLIGAALLGTFQIVREKFHSSVLVEQLTLLNPLVLSRVQSGGASYARLFADPALRTQAGTQALATAATREANILAYNDVFMLIGCIAILTMIWIFIRSLWLWSTTRAAAAAQPSDPSRGAPTQ, via the coding sequence ATGGACCGTTACGCACCCCACCAGTGGCTGCCCCATGAAAAGCCCAGCTTGCCCGGTTCGCCCTCGACTCCGCTGCACTCCACGCCCAAGCGCCTGGCCTTCGGGGCGGTGGGTTTGCTGGTAGCGATCACCGGTGGCTTGGGCAACGCCCTGGTCACGGCCAACCTGCAATTTCTGCAAGGGGCGCTGGGCGCGACCACGGCCGAGATGGCCTGGCTGCCGGCCGCCTACGTGATGACCAACGTGTCGATGAACCTGCTGTTGGTGAAGTTTCGCCAGCAGTTCGGCCTGCGTGCATTCACCGAGGTGTTCCTGGTGTTGTACGCGTTGGTGACGTTCGCCCACTTGTTCGTCAACGACCTCAACTCGGCCATCGCCGTGCGCGCGGCCCACGGCATGGTCGGCGCGGCGCTCAGCTCCCTGGGCTTGTACTACATGATCCAGGCGTTCCCGGCCAAGTGGCGCATGAAGGCGCTGGTACTGGGCCTGGGGGCTTCGCAACTGGCATTGCCGCTGGCGCGGATCTTTTCCGAAGACCTGCTGCAGATCGCCGAGTGGCGCGGGCTGTACCTGTTCGAGCTGGGCCTGGCGCTGACCGCGCTGGGCTGCGTGTTCATGCTCAAGTTACCGCCGGGCGACCGTTTCAAAACCTTCGAGCCGCTGGACTTTCTGACCTTCGGGGTCATGGCCAGTGGCGTCGCCTTGCTCTGCGCGGTGTTGTCCCTGGGGCGCATTGACTGGTGGCTGGAGGCGCCGTGGATCGGCATGGCCCTGGCAGGCTCCATTGCGCTGATACTGGGCGGCCTGGCGGTGGAGCACAACCGCACCAACCCCTTGCTGATGACCCGCTGGCTGGGCAGCGGCGTGGCGATCCGCATGGCCTTGGCGGTGACGCTGATCCGCATGGTCACCTCCGAGCAGTCCACCGGTGCGGTGGGTTTTTTGCAGGCGCTGAACATGAGCGCCGAGCAAATGCGCGATCTTTACTACGTGATGCTGCTGGGGGCGGTGTCGGGGTTGGCGGTGAGTGCGCTGACCATCAGCCCGCAGCACTTGTTCATGCCGCTGGTGATCTCGCTGGCGTTCATGGCCACCGGCTCGTTCATGGACTGCTCCTCGAGCAACCTGACCCGGCCGCAGCAGATGTACCTGAGCCAATTCTTGCTGGCCTTTGGCAGTACCTTTTTCGTCGGGCCGACCATGGCCCTGGGTACGCGCAACGTGGCCACCAACCCGCGCAACCTGGTGAGCTTCTCGGTGCTGTTCGGGATCTGCAACAACCTGGGCGGGCTGATCGGTGCGGCGCTGCTGGGCACCTTTCAAATCGTGCGGGAAAAGTTTCATTCAAGCGTGTTGGTGGAACAACTGACGCTGCTCAACCCCCTGGTGCTCAGCCGCGTGCAAAGCGGCGGGGCCAGTTATGCCAGGCTATTTGCCGACCCGGCGCTGCGCACCCAGGCCGGTACACAAGCGCTGGCCACCGCCGCCACCCGCGAAGCCAATATCCTGGCCTACAACGATGTGTTCATGCTGATCGGCTGCATTGCCATCCTCACCATGATCTGGATTTTCATCCGCAGCCTGTGGCTGTGGAGCACTACGCGGGCAGCCGCTGCTGCCCAGCCTTCCGACCCTAGCCGCGGCGCCCCGACGCAATGA